A single region of the Arthrobacter sp. PAMC25564 genome encodes:
- a CDS encoding MBL fold metallo-hydrolase, giving the protein MPASSVTIRMYDVGFGDAFLITVKQDDQAWRMLVDCGVHSLGKARPLLDVVNAIISDLTEAAEPGTPPTLDVVVATHHHADHITGFAFDDWAEVHVGEVWVSFVEDDSDEDAKTLKNGLARAATNLNTLIGRAPAALNDEARALALGIAGTLALNSLGNEDAMDRLLGRNGKHFLNVPAIRYLPDRVGELNIIRTSLPNATVHVLGPSRDPDQLKLMNPPASARWLAMQQALDAESESDFAVGQAPAKPLFDEIYSVTPDEIAGNIGIELVSTLATLNLPALLDDASELLAAASILERSVNNTSIYFVLDVDGTRLVFVGDSQQGAWDHVLQDPAARALVSAPAFYKIGHHGSHNATPREYATNAIGNQGTYAMLPYGKVEQWGDIPNENLLTALTTMNAHIVRADAPVADTRVHIGPGNLWSEITFPAP; this is encoded by the coding sequence ATGCCCGCATCCTCCGTCACGATCCGCATGTATGACGTCGGCTTCGGGGACGCTTTCCTGATCACCGTTAAACAGGACGATCAGGCCTGGCGGATGCTGGTGGACTGCGGCGTCCATAGCCTGGGCAAGGCCCGGCCCCTCCTCGACGTCGTCAATGCGATCATCTCCGACCTCACGGAGGCGGCCGAACCAGGAACACCACCGACCCTCGACGTCGTCGTGGCAACTCACCACCACGCCGACCACATCACCGGATTCGCCTTCGACGACTGGGCAGAGGTCCACGTCGGCGAAGTCTGGGTCTCGTTCGTCGAAGACGATTCCGACGAGGACGCCAAGACGCTGAAGAACGGGCTCGCCCGAGCAGCAACAAACTTGAACACCCTGATCGGTCGTGCGCCCGCTGCGCTGAACGATGAAGCACGAGCCCTGGCTCTCGGGATTGCCGGCACTCTGGCCTTGAACTCTCTCGGCAACGAGGACGCCATGGACCGTCTGCTCGGACGCAACGGCAAACACTTCCTCAATGTCCCGGCGATCCGCTACCTCCCGGACAGGGTCGGCGAACTGAACATCATCCGAACGTCACTACCGAACGCCACGGTGCATGTCCTCGGACCCTCACGTGATCCTGATCAGCTCAAACTAATGAACCCTCCCGCGTCCGCCCGATGGCTCGCTATGCAACAGGCTTTGGACGCCGAATCCGAAAGCGACTTCGCCGTCGGTCAGGCGCCGGCGAAGCCCCTCTTCGACGAGATCTACAGTGTCACTCCCGACGAAATCGCGGGTAACATCGGAATCGAACTCGTCAGCACCCTAGCAACCTTGAACCTCCCGGCACTGCTCGACGACGCGAGCGAACTTCTGGCAGCGGCATCCATCCTTGAGCGCTCCGTGAACAACACCAGCATCTACTTCGTTCTCGACGTCGATGGCACCAGACTCGTCTTCGTCGGTGACTCACAACAAGGCGCCTGGGACCACGTCCTTCAAGACCCCGCAGCCCGCGCCCTTGTATCAGCCCCCGCCTTCTACAAGATCGGCCACCACGGCTCCCACAACGCCACACCACGCGAATACGCCACCAACGCCATCGGCAACCAAGGCACCTACGCAATGCTCCCGTACGGAAAAGTCGAGCAGTGGGGAGACATCCCGAACGAGAATCTGCTGACCGCCTTAACCACCATGAACGCCCACATCGTCAGGGCGGATGCCCCAGTCGCCGACACCCGCGTTCACATCGGACCCGGAAACCTTTGGAGCGAGATCACTTTCCCGGCACCGTAA
- a CDS encoding lytic transglycosylase domain-containing protein, producing MLSTGITTAVNVTPSPDAQWLTRAAAQTGIPARALRAYVAAVATANDSAPTCGIGWNTVAAVGFVESAHGTYGGGSLNTAGQASGTIVGPSLNGAGFAAIADTDAGALDGDARWDHAVGPMQFIPSTWQLVGRDGNGDGKADPFNIDDAALSAATYLCAHGRDLSTAQGWTDAIYSYNQSDPYIRQVRAQAIAYAAKTGTAE from the coding sequence ATGCTCTCCACCGGCATCACCACCGCCGTGAACGTGACCCCGAGTCCGGATGCTCAGTGGCTGACCCGGGCTGCCGCGCAGACCGGGATCCCTGCCCGCGCGCTCCGGGCCTACGTTGCTGCGGTAGCCACGGCCAACGATTCCGCTCCGACGTGCGGGATCGGCTGGAACACCGTGGCAGCTGTCGGCTTCGTCGAATCCGCGCACGGAACATACGGCGGCGGCAGCCTCAACACCGCAGGGCAGGCGAGCGGCACAATTGTGGGCCCGAGCCTCAACGGCGCCGGATTCGCCGCCATCGCCGACACGGACGCGGGTGCCCTGGACGGCGACGCCCGCTGGGACCACGCCGTCGGACCCATGCAGTTCATTCCCTCCACCTGGCAGCTTGTAGGGCGGGACGGGAACGGGGACGGCAAAGCCGACCCGTTCAATATCGACGACGCAGCCCTCAGCGCGGCGACCTATCTGTGCGCCCACGGCCGCGACCTCTCAACCGCGCAAGGATGGACCGATGCCATCTACTCCTACAACCAGTCCGATCCCTACATTCGCCAGGTGCGGGCCCAAGCCATCGCCTACGCCGCGAAGACAGGCACCGCCGAATAA